In the Vanessa cardui chromosome 10, ilVanCard2.1, whole genome shotgun sequence genome, one interval contains:
- the LOC124533117 gene encoding uncharacterized protein LOC124533117: MQEITEDNNCHKDNMDNSIILEIVEDNDTQKENNWNKWHPKTLKRRVSNVLKTNTATKASVTSKLDKLSEVRLELVQLQMETARKEMKFKEEEHKLKMQHLHNDEKRKQEIHALLLQKLNHASAPSQIFDNI; the protein is encoded by the exons ATGCAAGAAATCACTGAAGATAATAACTGTCATAAAG aTAATATGGATAACTCAATAATTCTAGAAATCGTCGAGGACAATGACACCCAAAAag AAAATAATTGGAACAAATGGCACCCAAAGACCTTGAAAAGAAGGGtgtcaaatgttttaaaaacaaacacagCGACAAAAGCAAGTGTCACCTCCAAGCTAGACAAATTAAGTGAAGTTCGCTTGGAACTTGTACAGTTGCAAATGGAGACTGCCAGAAAAGAAATGAAATTCAAAGAAGaggaacataaattaaaaatgcaacATTTACATAATGATGAGAAGAGAAAGCAAGAAATACATGCTTTATTgcttcaaaaattaaatcatgcATCCGCACCAAgtcaaatatttgataatatttaa